A genomic region of Pogoniulus pusillus isolate bPogPus1 chromosome 35, bPogPus1.pri, whole genome shotgun sequence contains the following coding sequences:
- the SET gene encoding protein SET produces the protein MSAPAAKVSKKELNSNHDGADETSEKEQQEAIEHIDEVQNEIDRLNEQASEEILKVEQKYNKLRQPFFQKRSELIAKIPNFWVTTFVNHPQVSALLGEEDEEALHYLTRVEVTEFEDIKSGYRIDFYFDENPYFENKVLSKEFHLNESGDPSSKSTEIKWKSGKDLTKRSSQTQNKASRKRQHEEPESFFTWFTDHSDAGADELGEVIKDDIWPNPLQYYLVPDMDDEEGEGEEDDDDDEEEEGLEDIDEEGDEDEGEEDEDDDEGEEGEEDEGEDD, from the exons ATGTCGGCGCCGGCGGCCAAAGTCAGTAAGAAGGAGCTGAACTCCAACCACGATGGGGCCGACGAGACCTCAG AAAAAGAGCAACAGGAAGCAATTGAACACATTGATGAAGTACAGAACGAAATAGACAG ACTGAATGAGCAAGCCAGCGAGGAAATCTTGAAAGTAGAACAGAAATACAACAAACTCCGCCAGCCATTCTTCCAGAAGAGGTCAGAGCTGATCGCCAAAATCCCCAACTTCTGGGTAACAACATTTGTCAACCACCCACAAG TATCTgcactgctgggagaagaggatgaggaggcacTGCATTATCTGACCAGAGTCGAGGTGACAGAATTCGAAGACATCAAATCAGGTTACAGAATAGATTTT TATTTTGATGAGAATCCCTACTTTGAAAATAAAGTTCTCTCCAAAGAGTTTCACCTCAATGAAAGTGGAGATCCATCTTCAAAATCAACTGAGATCAAATGGAAATCTGGGAAG GATCTGACAAAACGTTCGAGCCAGACACAGAACAAAGCCAGTAGGAAGAGGCAGCATGAAGAGCCAGAAAGCTTCTTCACCTGGTTCACTGACCACTCTGATGCAGGGGCTGATGAGCTAGGAGAAGTCATCAAGGATGACATCTGGCCCAACCCACTGCAGTACTACTTG GTTCCTGATATGGATGatgaagaaggagagggagaggaggatgatgatgatgatgaagaggaagaaggattGGAGGATATTGATGAAGAAGGAGATGAAGATGAAGGGGAGGAAGATGAAGACGACgatgagggagaggaaggagag GAGGACGAAGGAGAAGATGACTGA
- the DYNC2I2 gene encoding cytoplasmic dynein 2 intermediate chain 2: MFADGTAPGAHVPSLRRGARSTRCEAKSCQTGKISTAETAVQSRSNQDAAVQTDQREDAAQGFQQEVQVDYTGLLSFLQRVEDAVIKELNKNWKSHAFDGFEVNWREQNKTVLCLHTLSFPEAQQQKLQVTSVSWNMTGAVLACSYGHLDDGDWSAAKSYVCTWNLDRRGLNPQRPDLVVDVPSSVMCLAFHPSQPSLLAGGLFSGELVVWDTSRIEDPVVWRTGMTADTHTDPVYQVSWVPDSRHRSHPRLWSAAPDGKVLVWHEQDGHLALAGGFAVGAQHIQHSTQVRKLARGEAAVGVTSLSFSPLDPCVLVVGVEGGSPMKCSTAAVTTALQRPGGCTPRRLPAELVPPSAPAELVFAPHAGPVYSVSCSPFHRNLFLSCGTDGQVHLHSLLQAQPLLSLQLSQQYLFCVRWSPVRPLLFAAAAGEGVVHLFDLEKSSQKPAVSMKQAAGQGPVHCLEFNSRQTQLLAAGDATGTVKVWQLSSDFSEQGPRELKHLEQLASEVRD, from the exons ATGTTCGCGGACGGGACGGCGCCGGGCGCCCATGTGCCGTCGCTGCGGAGGGGCGCCAGGAGCACTCGCTGCGAGGCG AAAAGCTGCCAGACTGGGAAAATCTCCACAGCAGAAACTGCAGTGCAGTCCCGTAGTAATCAAGATGCTGCTGTGCAGACCGATCAAAGGGAGGATGCTGCCCAAGGCTTCCAGCAAGAAGTCCAGGTGGATTACACTGGCCTTCTCTCATTCCTTCAGAGAGTGGAGGATGCTGTTATCAAAGAGCTAAATAAGAACTGGAAAAGCCATGCCTTTGATGGCTTTGAAGTGAACTGGAGAGAGCAGAACAAAACA GTGCTGTGTCTGCACACTCTCTCGTtcccagaggctcagcagcagaagctgcaggtcACCAGTGTCTCCTGGAACATGACAGGAGCTGTCCTTGCCTGCTCCTATGGCCA cctggatgaTGGGGATTGGAGCGCAGCCAAGTCCTATGTTTGTACCTGGAATCTGGACAGGAGAGGGCTGAATCCCCAGCGCCCAGACCTCGTTGTGGACGTTCCCAGTTCTGTCATGTGCTTGGCTTTCCACCCCTCCCAGCCATCACTGCTAGCTG GAGGCCTTTTCAGTGGGGAACTGGTGGTGTGGGATACCAGCAGAATAGAAGACCCTGtggtctggaggacagggatGACAGCTGACACCCACACTGACCCTGTCTATCAG GTTAGCTGGGTGCCTGATAGCAGGCACCGGAGCCACCCGCGGCTGTGGAGTGCAGCACCGGACGGGAAGGTGCTGGTGTGGCACGAACAGGATGGGCACCTGGCCCTGGCCGGAGGCTTCGCCGTGGGGGCGCAGCACATCcagcacagcacccaggtgAGGAAG CTGGCTCGGGGCGAGGCAGCAGTGGGTGTCACCTCGCTCTCCTTCTCGCCCTTGGATCCCTGCGTGTTGGTGGTGGGTGTGGAAGGAGGCTCCCCTATGAAGTGCTCCACGGCCGCGGTGACAACGGCGCTGCAGCGGCCGGGCGGCTGCACTCCCCGCCGGCTCCCCGCGGAGCTCGTTCCTCCCAGCGCCCCCGCGGAGCTCGTCTTCGCCCCGCACGCTGGGCCTGTCTACTCTGTCAGCTGCTCCCCCTTCCACAG gaACCTCTTCCTGAGCTGTGGGACTGATGGCCAAGTCCACCTGCACTCCTTGTTGCAGGCCCAGCCCCTCCTGTCGCTCCAGCTGTCCCAGCAGTACCTCTTCTGTGTGCGCTGGTCCCCAGTTCGACCACTGCTCTTTGCcgctgcagctggggaag GAGTTGTGCACCTGTTtgacctggagaagagctcCCAGAAGCCTGCTGTCTCCATGAAGCAGGCTGCGGGGCAAGGCCCCGTGCACTGCTTGGAGTTCAACAGCAGGCAgacacagctcctggcagcaggggaTGCCACTGGCACAGTCAAAGtctggcagctgagctctgacttCTCTGAGCAGGGGCCCAGGGAACTGAagcacctggagcagctggcGAGTGAGGTCAGGGACTGA